The genomic region TGAGTGCTGCGCTGGGCACGGCGCTGATCTCGCCGTCGTTCCGGCTGCGCGGACATTATGTGTCAATCGCGACGCTCGCGATCGGCGAGATCGTCTCGCTGGTGATCCTGAATTGGGAGAGCGTCACGCGCGGGCCGATCGGCATCTCCGGCATCCCGCCGCTGTCGCTGTTTGGCTATGAGCTGGTCAGCCCGATTTCGATCTACTGGTTCAGCTTCATCGTGATGGTCGTGCTGGCGCTGCTGCAGGGACGCCTGCTCGGCTCGCATCTCGGCCGCAGCTTTCGCGCCATCCGCGACGACGACATCGCCGCGCGGGCCTATGGCCTCAGCCTGAATCGCTACAAATCGCTGGCCTTCATCTTCGGCGGCTTTGCCGCGGGGGTCAGCGGCGGCATCGCCGCGCATCTCTATTCCTATATCAACCACGAGACCTTCAACACGCAGCAATCCATCCTGGCGCTGACCGTCGTCATCCTCGGCGGTCTCGGCAATGTCGTCGGGGCGATTCTCGGGGCGGTCGCGCTGGTCGGCCTGCCGGAAGTGTTCCGCATCGCGGCGGAGTATCGCATCCTGATCTACGGCATCGTGCTGCTGCTGCTGGTGCGGTTCAGGCCGCAGGGCCTTTTGGGGACGGTGTGATGATGGACGCACACACGGCGATGCTGTCCCTGCGCGGGCTGACGCGGCGCTTCGGCGGCCTCACCGCCGTCGACGCCATCGATCTCGATCTCGCCAAAGGCGAGCTGATCAGCATCATCGGCCCGAACGGGGCGGGCAAGACAACGCTGTTCAATCTCGTGACCGGGCTTGACCTTCCGGACGCCGGGACGGTTCGCTTCGAAGGTCAGGACATCACAGGTTTCTCGCCGGAACGGCTGGCGGCCGGAGGCATCGCGCGGACGTTCCAGCTCGGCCGCGTCTTCGGCAATCTCAGCGTGATGGACAACGTCCTGATCGGTGCGCATACGCGCTTGCGCGCGGTGAAACCGGCAGTGCCGGTGATCGGCCCGCTGCTGGAATTGGGTCTGGCGCTGCTGCGCCCCGCCAGCGTCAAGGCGGAGGAAGAGCGGCTGCGCGAGGAGGTGAAGGTCATTCTCGCGCGCTTCGGCGAGCGGTTGCTGCCGCGTATCGATCAGCCGGCCTACAGCCTCTCTTACGCCAACCGCCGCCGCGTCGAGATCGCGCGCGCGCTCGCCTTGAAGCCGCGCCTGCTGCTGCTGGACGAGCCGACCGCCGGCATGAATCCGACCGAGACCACGGAGATGCAGGGGCTCGTCGCCGAGCTGAAAGCCGAAGGGCTGACGATCTTGCTGATCGAGCACAAGCTCGAAATGGTGATGCGCCTCTCCGATCGCGTCATCGTCATGGACGAGGGCAAGAAAATCGCGG from Bradyrhizobium lupini harbors:
- a CDS encoding ABC transporter ATP-binding protein, with amino-acid sequence MMDAHTAMLSLRGLTRRFGGLTAVDAIDLDLAKGELISIIGPNGAGKTTLFNLVTGLDLPDAGTVRFEGQDITGFSPERLAAGGIARTFQLGRVFGNLSVMDNVLIGAHTRLRAVKPAVPVIGPLLELGLALLRPASVKAEEERLREEVKVILARFGERLLPRIDQPAYSLSYANRRRVEIARALALKPRLLLLDEPTAGMNPTETTEMQGLVAELKAEGLTILLIEHKLEMVMRLSDRVIVMDEGKKIAEGPGEAVRGDPKVIEAYLGHGLTTKQESAA